From the Eschrichtius robustus isolate mEscRob2 chromosome 19, mEscRob2.pri, whole genome shotgun sequence genome, the window GAGAGAGTAGTGCActaatatctctttcctcttaagAAGCCCTCTTTTGTCCCACATTCTATACCAGCTTCCTCTTCaggtccctcctccccttccagcAGATCACTTGGAAAGAGCTGGTCTACTCCTCCTCTCCGATTCCCCTctttacatacatatgtatgtatacaagTAGTGGGAAAATACACATCCCATGAAATTTACGATTGTAACAATTTTAAagcgtacaattcagtggcacgaattacattcataatgttgtgcaaccaccaccacgACCTAGCTCCCAGGACAtactcatcaccccaaaaggaaaccccaaatccattaagcagtcacttccCGTTCCTCCCATCCCTTGCAGCTcctggcagccaccaatctgcttcctgtctcttcggatttgcctcttctggacatttcttgCAAACGAAAATCGTAcactatgtggccttttgtgtctggctcctcTCGCTCAGCCACATGCTTTCAAGAGTCGCCTCACGGTGATCCACTTCCTGTGCTCCCTCCAGCCTGCCCCATTCAGGTCTTCGTCCCCACCAGGTCACCTCCTTGCTGTTACATCCAGAGGTCCTCTCTCATCCTGTCTTCCTTCACCTGCTCGCAGCATTTGACACAGCTTCTCTCACGATGTTCCTCGTCATTTTCTTCACTTGGTGTTCAGGATGCTGTTCCGTGTTCACTCTCTCTGACTATGGTTCCCCTTTCCCTAAACACCTTGGCCTCTGTCCCCACCTGCAGTCACTTGCTGGTGACCTCCAGTCTCATAGCTTGCAGCAACCATCCATTTGCTGATGATTCCCCAAATCATTCCAGACTCATGTGTCCAGCTACGTACCCCGCATCCTCACCTGACATCTCAGAATCAAGATGTCCAAAATGGAATTCCTGATCTTCTCCCTGACATCTACTCCACTCACAGCCTCCTTGACTGCTGCATCTTCCCAGTGGCTCAGATCCCAAACCTTGAAGTCACCCTCAATGCCATGTCAACATGCCCAATCCATGAGCTGATCCGTTGGCTCAACCATCAAAGTATCTCCGGAACCCCACCACTTCTCAATACCTCCATTACCTCCATGCCTTCCCCTcttgtccaagccaccatcatcttgtGCCTGGGTCATTGCAACTGCCTCCCTACTCTTCTCCCAGCGTCCACCCTTCCTCCTCTACCTTCTCCACACTTCAGCCAGAGAGAGTCCTTTCTAACATACAGCAATTCCAGCcattctgctcaaaaccctccagttTGCTCAGCGTCAAACCCAAAGTACTTAAGATGGCCCCACATGATGGTGCCAGCCTCGTGACTCCTGTGACCACAATTCCTACTCTGGGCTGTCCTGGAGCTCCCTCTTGGTCCAGCACATCGTgcacattcctgcctcagggactTTGCAGTGGCTGTTCCTTCTGAAGGGAACGAATTTCCCCAGATGTCCACATGGCTTCCTCACtcccctccttcagatctttACACAAATGACATTAGCTCACTGAGGCCCTCCTGGACCACCCAATCCAATACTGGAAGCTGCCTACCCCCACTCCTAATCCTCCCTACCCTGCTGTTTGCCCGGAGCCCTATCAGCTAATAATGTACAATATAATTACTGTGGATTTTATTGTCAGAGTTCCCAGCTTCAGCACTACTGATATTTTGTGGAGGATCATACTTCGCTGTGGGGCACCGTCACGTACATTATGGGATGTTGAGCAGCATCCCAGAAGATGCCAGGAGCACCCCCCTCCCCAGATTGCTCAATGCCATGTCCATAGCGCATAGAaggatgcctggcacatagtcgaCACTCACTATACACTGAGAGCACAAAGGAAAGTGAAAAGAGAAGGAATGATCCTCTCTACCTCGTGGATAACAGAGTTGACAATACACGTTAGCTGTCACCCCAAATACCTGGGCGAAGTAGCAAAGACGCCCGCTTCCTCCTTTATCTTCTCCACCTTGGAGGCCGTGTCCTTCATACTCTCAATTTCCAAGAGAGTGGGCAAGAGAATCTCCAAGGACGACCCCACTGTGGCCGTGGGGCACTGGTCCGGCACCCTCTTGGGCTCTTGAGATACTCTCCTGGGCTGTTGGGAGACCCTGGCCTCCATCTTTGAGACAGGGGTCAGCGAGGCAGGCGACTCGGTTACATCTTCCCACCTCGTTGAGGGCAGAGGGATGGGAGTCAGGGAGGCAACATTCATCTTGGGGCTACTGGTGGCACGCTTGGGGCAGGGGGACGCTTTGGAAGGCCCCTTTGGGTCCCGGGGCACCTCCTCCACCTCCGCCCACGGATGCGTGTTCCCCTTCGCCCAGGCCCCCAACTGTGGCTGCTCCCTGACCACCACCGGTGTCTCCTCCAGCAAGGACACCTTGGTGGTGCGGAGGGGTACCGTGTCCATAGTTGGCATGGCAGACCCCTGCTGGGTTGAGAGCCAGGAGGGCAGATTGACCAGAGCTGATCTCAAGGAGGGATCCTTGGAACCGGCAATGATCATCAGCTTGTCAAGGGTGAGCCCTTCCACTGAGAAGGGTCCGGTCTGCCCCCGCGAGGCTTCCTCGATGGCCAGCTCCTGGGTCTTGACCCACTTCTGCTGCTGCCCCACCTCCTTGGATTTGAAGCCCGGCATGTCCAGAGAGATCTCCTCCTTCATCCTGCGGACTTTGTCCGCCAACTTGCCCTTGCCCTTCAAGCCATCCACGGTGATATCCTGGGCTCTGCTGACCAGGACTTCCTCCGACTCCTTCTCGGTGGTGGTGAAAGGCAGCTCCAGGGGTGTTTTCTGAGTCCTCGTCTCTACTGTGTTTGTCTCCTGGGTGCCCATCAACACCACGGGCTCTGGCTTCCCTTCAGGCTTGCTTTGCTCAAGCACATCTCCTCCGTGACTTCCCGCAGGCAACACGCCAGTGGTAGCAGGGTCCAATGTCATTTGGTATTGGGTAGGTAAGGTCAGAGCCTTCTGGGACAGGGTAGGTAGGAACACAGATTTCCTGTTTGGAGCAGAGGGGGACACAGCCTTtgggggaacagcaagtgcatGTGGGGCCTTCTGAGATGGGGCAGGCACAGCTGGGGCCTTGTGGGGAGTAGCCAATACATGTGTGGCCTTCTGAGATGGGGCAGGCATGGCTGGGACCTTGCGGGGAACAGCCGGTACTTGTGGGACCTTCCGAGATTTGGCAGGCACGGCTGGGGTCTTGTGGGGAATAGCCagtacatgtgggatcttccgagatgGGCCAGGTGTGGCTGGGGCCTCCTGGGGAGCAGCAGGAAAAGCTGGCGCTTTCCGGGATGGAGCAGGTACAGCCAAGAACTTCTGGGGCTGGTCAAGGATGAATGGAGCCTGACAAGAGGCAGCAGGGATGGCTGGGGGCTTCTGGGAGGGCGGCGGCCACAGTCTCTGCACGGAGTCCAGAGGCCTGGCCTGTTCGTTGCACCTGCGGAAGTCAGGAGGGTAGGCGGCTGGGCAGAGGGAGGACGTGGACAAGGTGCTGGCCTCCGGGTCCATCAGGTCGTCCATGTCCTGTTGCCACGGGTACATATCCAAGTGATCACAGGAGCCCAGCAAGGGCATTTCAGGGCTGTCCTCCGAGATACAGAGTGAAGGGGTCTCAAGTAAACCTGCCAGGCATGTGGCCCCCTCAGAATCAGAGCAACCCTGTAGGTagatggaggggaggggaaggatggtCAGGGCCAGTGGAGATGCCCAGACCCAggtccccagccccctcctccctcagacccaggggtccaggcccccagcccctcctccctcagaccgtGGGTGGCCCTCCTCCCTCCGATTCTAGAGTTGGCCCCGGCCCTCAGTGTATAGCTGCCTTGGAAGAGGATGCCATGTGGTCAGGTGTATTGGAAATGATGCTGAAGATGGTCCGAATGGTGAtgctgggcttctctggtggggtggggcgggagaAAGCAGTCTGAGCTCTCAGCACAAGGGTCAGAATTTCGGGGTCCATTcatggaggcagagggagggggtgtGCTCACCGGAAACTTGGATTTCGGCTTGAGGTCTCTCAGGGGAGAGGTCCGGTTGGGACCTGTAAGGGCAATTTGGTGTGACTTTGGCGGCTTCAGCACTAGgatccccacccttcccccctgcccTGCACGGCAGCAAGGCCCCAAGGCTACTTCTtttctgtagatttctttctCGTGTCAGCTTGCTCCTGCTGCGACCAGACGAGAGGCACGGAGTCACCCACGGCCTGAGACTTGAATTTGCTCTTGAGGGTCTGGcagcgggaggagggagggagggcagtcaGGAGGTGCAGCCCCGTCAGTCCCTTCCCCGCCAGGCCCACCGGGGCCCGCTCACCTTGGCCTTCCTCTGTCTCTGGGTCGTCAGAGTCTTGTAAGGAAAGGTGGGCTCGACAATCATGACTGGAAAGACAGGGGGACACTTCAGGTCAAGGACCCCGATGGGGATGACACGGTGCGGGGGGAGGCCCAGAGGGGACTCCTGGGGGGCTCGGccaggggagagagggggaggatgCTGAGGCTCTGTCCGCGCCTGGTGGAGCAGAAGCTGAGACTCGGGGAGGGGCCTGATGGACACCCAAGCAGCTCACCTGAACGTCTGTGGTGGGATGGGTCCTGtggacaggaagaggggcagtgaGGAAGGGTGAGGTCTTCCTGGTTTCCACAGCTCCGTTACCTACCCAGCCCAGGACTCCAGggccccaacccctcccccctcagacccaggggtcccgggccctcagcccctcctccctcagacccaggggtccaggcccccagcccctccccgctcagacccaggggtcccggcccgcagcccctcccccctcagacccagggaTCCAGCCCCTggtccctcctccctcagactctGGAGTGcaggcctcctcctccttcagagCCAGGGGTCTTGGCCCCCAGCTCCATTCCTGGGGCTCCTGTACTTCTGGCTTTTGGTTTTGGCGCCGTCTCGAATCTAGAATCATAGCTGCCCACAGGGGTCTGTGGGGTCAGGGCTCACCTGGAGGCGCCAGGTGGAGGCAGGAGGTGCCACGTGACCCAGGTCCACGGGGGGCGTGTGTAGGGTCCTGGGAGCCCGGGAGGTGGCGGGCTGCTGGAGCAGGTTGATGAGGCGGATCCAGCGGTCAAACAGGAAGCTGACCTCACTGTCAGGGGCGTCCAGCTCCAGGTAATAGTAGCGGCCCGTGACCAGACGCAGCTTCAGGCGCCAGGCAGACAGGTCGTGGACGTAGAGGTGGGCCAGGTCCAGCGGGATCATCCTAGCAGAGGCAGGAGATGGAAGCGGTAGAGCAGGAGATGGGGGCGAGGTggcaggggatggggggatggaGGCACCTGGTGAGGACGAGGCTGGAGCACTCCCTGCCCTCGGGGGGCTGGGCCATCAGCAGGATGTCTGGCAACACCAGGCTTGGCAGGGATGCGGCCACGCCCATGGTCACTCGGTTGGTTCTGTGGTGCACGTACACTGGGGCCCCTCGATTGGTCACCTGGGGGtccagggagaggggctgggaccACTCCTTTCTCTCATGCTCCGCTGGCACCTCCACACAGACTCCCCCACCAGCCCCCCAGCTGCCCTGTGCCCTCCTGGGCCCAAGTCCCCCAACCCAGGGggtctcccttccctcctgcccctctctgCCCCCAGGGCACAGGGAGCCAGGGACCTGGACAAAGTTACTCTCGAACATGGGCAGCGGGCGGAGGGGCAAGTACTCGCCCTTCTGGAGGGTCTTCTGCAGCTCCCCCAGGGTGGGGACCCACTTCAGGGGTCCCTGGAGTGGCTCCAAACGCCTGAAGTTCCAGAGCCGGTTCATGATGGCTGCAGAAAGTGTCGGTCACCCGGGGCACGGAGGCAGGGTGCCAGCACCCCAGCCCACCGGCCCCAGCCCCTCGGGCTTCAGCGGTTCCAGAGGGTGGAGCTTCCCCGGGGCTTGGACATGGTCCTGCAGGGGTGCTCAGCCCTGGCCTGGGGGAGGAGCCGTCGGTGGAGGAGCTTTGTGACCTCATCAGACACAGTTGCAGCTCTTCCTGGGAAGTCTCCAGGGGCCTTCAGCTCCCTTCCCCTCCAGGAACCTGTCCTGGAGTCTtgagggctggggtgggtgaATCAGAATCCCCTGCTCCAGACCCAAACTAGGGACAACCCGGGGCCCTGGGCGGGTCCGTCTGGGATGTTGTAAGTGAATAATTAAACAAAAGGGTTTCTGACTCTTAAGGGGAGGCCTGAATTACAGTCCCAACTTGCCACTGACCCACCTCTAGACCCCGGGTAAGGTCTATACCCCCaggaacctcagtttccctgtaTCTAACTCGTTTGTGTCCGTGGCAACGGTTGCTGTACATTGGTTGCAAAGAAAGGGACATGAGGTTTGGAATAAGCCAGACCTTTGGCAAAATCATATTCTGCTTCtccctagctgtgtggccttgaacgACAGGCATCCCTGAGGGGCCTCagcttccctcatctgtaaaattggtgGGTATTGGAGGATGCACGGGATCCTGTAGGTAAAACCCCACACTTAAGGCATGGCGCAGAGCAGGCACACAGTATATGGTCATTACTGTCCCCTTCTGAGggcttttggggtgggggggtgctgaTATTCTGTCATTCTAAATATagtggttattattttttttatgtgtCATGCAAAATACATGGTCATTgtaaaaattctggaaaatacagagaagcaCAAATAACGAAAGTCACCCACAATCCCACCCCCACCTTCTACCCTGAGGTGGCCATACTCAACACTTTGGTGTATTTCCTTCTAGGATTTTTAAATAATCCATGGATTATATGTATCTGTACAAAATGGGGATCACACAGTGGTTTGTAGCCCTGTGGCCTGCTTCTTCTATGCCTAAAGCAGGCTCCGTAGCGCCCCTCTTCATGGCTGGTATATTCCATCACATGGATGCACATGGATCCCCTACTGTTGGACATTAGGGTTGTCTCCAATTTGCAGTTGTAAATACTGCCAAAATGAACAACCTTGAGCCTGCAGCCTTGTCCTGTACTAGTACTGTTGGTCACAGGGTAACCTTCTGGAACTatccattaaatatttatttattgactgtgAGTCTAAGAACTCACAGTCTCTGGGGGACTGATGGTTCCCCCTCTACTTCCCTGTCCACGCAGGGCCCCCCCGGGACCCCAGCActcagcccctggcccccagAGAAATCACCTCTAAGTGGATGTGTTTGACAAATTTAATCCCCTCTTCTCTATCTCACAAAGGTTCTCACATTTTTGTACAAAAATCCAGgcctcctttccccctccctccccaacccaaCACAGAAAGTAattgtttaataaataatatatgctCCTGCCCAAGCCCAgaggggtgggggtcagggagaCACCGTGGCCAGACTTCTTAGAGATCCAAGAATCCGGGACCCCGGTTCCctcctcctcagggacccccgagtccacctgcctcccacccacccccttaaataaataagtataaataagGCACAGATGCCCCCCTGCCCAGGTCTCCTGGAGGGATCGTCTCTAACTAGAGGGAGACAATGGTGAGGGCGGAGTCCTCTGGCTACCACGCCCCCAGTcccgaaataaataaataaataaggtctgGCTTTGAAGGGCGCTGGTGGCTCTAGGTGGAGGGTCACAGCCGAGTCTTCAGCAGCAGCAAGCCCCGCACAGCCCAGTCGAGCGTCAGGTGCAGCCCCCCAAGGATGGCATGGGCCGCCCGGACGCCTCCCCAGGGTGAGGCCGGGGGAGGCAGGGGGGGTGCCGGTGGGTCTGGGGGCGCCTGGGGCAGGGCCAGGCGGGACATCTGTCAGGAGAGGACAGAGGGTTAACATCAGGCCAGCGGTGCAGTTAGGGTCCGGGGAAGTGGGTATTTGGAGCCTGTACTGAATCAGGGTTGGGGAAGTCCAGCTTGCATATTTCCACTGTGTCTCTGGCCTGTGAGGTGGGGTGTCTGGGTTGGGAATTCTTCAAGACGTTGGGTTCAGAAAATTGAGGCTGGGCCCAAAAGGTGGGGGTCTTAAGGCTGGGATTCTAGGGCCAGGTTCAGAGGGCTGGGGGTGAGGTCTGTAGCATCAGGGCCAGGATCCTGGGGCCGAGGTCTTAGATGTGGGGTCTCATTGTAGGATCAAGCTCAGGGACTCATGTGTGAGAGCTGGGGTCTCAAGTCTGGGGTTTCAGAGCTGAGAGTTGGAATTTGAGTTACAGGGTCTTTGGGGTCAGGTCCAGGAACCGGGGTCTGAAGTCTTACAGTCTCAGGGTCTTGAGTCTGGGGTTTTGAAAGTCAGGGTCTTGGGGTCTTAAGGGCTCACAACCTAGATCTGAGCTCTTGGGGACCCAGGGTTCAGGGTCTGGGGTCTTCTAGTTTGAGATCTCAGGGTCCAAGTCCTTGAGATCTGAGGTTTGCAGAACCAGGGTCTGCAGGCTGGCTTTGAGTCACAGTGCATCACCTGAGGGTCTGGGGTCTTGATGTGTCAGGATCTCAGGGCCAGGATA encodes:
- the GARIN5B gene encoding Golgi-associated RAB2 interactor protein 5B, encoding MNRLWNFRRLEPLQGPLKWVPTLGELQKTLQKGEYLPLRPLPMFESNFVQVTNRGAPVYVHHRTNRVTMGVAASLPSLVLPDILLMAQPPEGRECSSLVLTRMIPLDLAHLYVHDLSAWRLKLRLVTGRYYYLELDAPDSEVSFLFDRWIRLINLLQQPATSRAPRTLHTPPVDLGHVAPPASTWRLQDPSHHRRSVMIVEPTFPYKTLTTQRQRKAKTLKSKFKSQAVGDSVPLVWSQQEQADTRKKSTEKKRVGILVLKPPKSHQIALTGPNRTSPLRDLKPKSKFPGCSDSEGATCLAGLLETPSLCISEDSPEMPLLGSCDHLDMYPWQQDMDDLMDPEASTLSTSSLCPAAYPPDFRRCNEQARPLDSVQRLWPPPSQKPPAIPAASCQAPFILDQPQKFLAVPAPSRKAPAFPAAPQEAPATPGPSRKIPHVLAIPHKTPAVPAKSRKVPQVPAVPRKVPAMPAPSQKATHVLATPHKAPAVPAPSQKAPHALAVPPKAVSPSAPNRKSVFLPTLSQKALTLPTQYQMTLDPATTGVLPAGSHGGDVLEQSKPEGKPEPVVLMGTQETNTVETRTQKTPLELPFTTTEKESEEVLVSRAQDITVDGLKGKGKLADKVRRMKEEISLDMPGFKSKEVGQQQKWVKTQELAIEEASRGQTGPFSVEGLTLDKLMIIAGSKDPSLRSALVNLPSWLSTQQGSAMPTMDTVPLRTTKVSLLEETPVVVREQPQLGAWAKGNTHPWAEVEEVPRDPKGPSKASPCPKRATSSPKMNVASLTPIPLPSTRWEDVTESPASLTPVSKMEARVSQQPRRVSQEPKRVPDQCPTATVGSSLEILLPTLLEIESMKDTASKVEKIKEEAGVFATSPSMHRSQRPQ